In Bythopirellula goksoeyrii, a single window of DNA contains:
- a CDS encoding acetyl-CoA carboxylase carboxyltransferase subunit alpha — MPGYDFRLPFEQPIFELQEQIDTLEANETNSPELRERIRELRKQLTETTKAIYNHLDPWETVQVARHKERPKFTDYLDLVFDEFVELHGDRFFGDDRALRTGFAKLDEYKVLVVGHEKGKTLKERNECYFGCAHPEGYRKAMEKMNLAAKYGLPIIAMIDTPGAYPGIGAEERGQAMVIAQSMMEMSRFKTPIICVVIGEGGSGGALGIGVGDRVAILQHAYYSVISPEGCAGILWKSHNYAEQAAQALRITSKHLSEMKVVDDVIEEPLGGAHRDHHQMAGRMKVYLLKTLRELLRKPTDNLLAERYEKFRRIGPFLETPPAVGEPVA; from the coding sequence ATGCCAGGATACGACTTCCGACTACCGTTTGAGCAACCCATCTTCGAACTGCAAGAGCAGATCGATACGCTCGAAGCCAACGAAACAAACTCGCCCGAGCTGCGCGAGCGGATTCGGGAATTACGCAAGCAACTCACCGAAACAACCAAGGCGATCTACAACCATCTCGATCCCTGGGAAACCGTCCAGGTGGCCCGCCACAAGGAGCGTCCCAAGTTCACCGACTACCTCGACTTGGTATTCGATGAGTTTGTAGAACTCCACGGCGACCGGTTCTTTGGAGACGATCGTGCCCTTCGCACCGGTTTTGCCAAATTGGACGAATACAAGGTCCTCGTCGTCGGCCACGAGAAGGGAAAAACGCTCAAAGAGCGGAACGAGTGCTATTTTGGCTGTGCCCATCCTGAGGGCTACCGCAAGGCGATGGAAAAGATGAATCTGGCCGCGAAATACGGCCTGCCAATCATTGCAATGATCGACACCCCCGGTGCCTATCCGGGCATTGGAGCCGAAGAACGCGGTCAGGCGATGGTGATCGCCCAGAGCATGATGGAAATGTCGCGATTCAAAACTCCGATTATTTGCGTTGTGATCGGCGAAGGAGGCTCCGGCGGGGCACTGGGAATCGGCGTAGGAGATCGCGTCGCGATTTTGCAACACGCTTATTATTCGGTTATCAGCCCCGAGGGTTGTGCCGGAATCTTGTGGAAAAGTCATAACTACGCCGAGCAAGCAGCCCAGGCGTTGCGGATCACTTCCAAGCATCTGAGTGAAATGAAAGTCGTCGACGATGTGATCGAAGAACCCTTAGGTGGAGCCCACCGCGATCATCACCAGATGGCGGGCCGGATGAAGGTTTATCTTTTGAAAACCCTCCGCGAACTTCTGCGAAAGCCAACCGACAATCTGCTTGCCGAGCGCTATGAAAAGTTTCGCCGCATCGGACCGTTTCTAGAGACTCCGCCAGCCGTTGGCGAGCCGGTTGCATAA
- the truA gene encoding tRNA pseudouridine(38-40) synthase TruA produces MPTFKLTIAYDGTKFSGWQAQPDRRTVQGAVQDAWQKITSESVQVTASSRTDAGVHALGQVVGVSSATHLTAEQLHRALNALLPPDAVVKRVDAVPDGFHATYNAVGKRYRYRIHNDRCRPLFDRDTVWHVPQVLDANAMHQAAKVLIGTHDFASFQSAGSERESTVRTISCIEVRRVKGEHESLLEIDVEGNGFLYNMVRIIVGSLVEVGLGRRDEAWLAASLKACDRRQAGRTAPPQGLCLMRVDY; encoded by the coding sequence ATGCCGACGTTCAAACTCACAATTGCCTACGACGGCACAAAGTTTTCCGGCTGGCAGGCACAACCAGACCGTCGCACCGTTCAGGGAGCCGTGCAGGATGCATGGCAGAAGATCACGAGTGAATCGGTCCAGGTAACGGCCAGCAGCCGCACCGATGCCGGAGTCCATGCGCTGGGGCAGGTCGTAGGTGTCAGCTCAGCCACGCATCTGACCGCCGAGCAACTCCATCGGGCACTCAATGCCTTGCTGCCACCAGATGCGGTTGTGAAAAGAGTTGACGCTGTGCCGGATGGGTTTCACGCCACTTACAATGCCGTCGGCAAACGCTATCGCTATCGCATCCACAATGACCGATGTCGACCGTTGTTTGATCGCGACACCGTCTGGCATGTCCCGCAGGTATTAGATGCCAATGCGATGCATCAAGCTGCAAAAGTACTGATCGGTACGCATGATTTCGCCAGTTTTCAGTCGGCAGGCTCTGAACGGGAATCCACTGTGCGCACGATCTCATGCATCGAAGTGCGGCGTGTCAAAGGAGAACATGAATCCCTGCTGGAAATCGATGTCGAGGGAAATGGGTTTCTCTACAACATGGTACGAATCATCGTTGGCTCACTAGTGGAAGTGGGACTGGGCCGACGTGACGAGGCGTGGCTTGCAGCATCCCTCAAGGCTTGTGATCGGCGTCAGGCCGGAAGAACGGCACCTCCCCAGGGATTGTGCCTAATGCGCGTGGATTACTGA
- a CDS encoding BNR-4 repeat-containing protein, translating into MNQPSGDEYAYKYSGGMATYCAKHQPFAVYCEQAKKTFFCYGGATKDDNRHLMHLVSYFDHETKSVPRPTILLDKHTNDAHDNPVLSVDGAGHIWVFSTSHGTSRPSYIHRSKLPYDVTEFELVQATRQESNEEVEISNFSYMQAWHDTKRGFACFFTKYQSPAARTLCFMSSSDGFTWNPLQRLAAIEEGHYQISAIGREKVGSAFNYHPHGKGLNWRTNLYYLETPDFGKSWQSIAGDRVQVPLTDSANVALVNDYESEGLNVYLKDIRYDENDRPIILFLTSAGYESGPQNDPRIWNTARWTGSDWDIQEAMHSDNNYDMGSLWLSKAGIWQIIAPTERGPQPYNPGGEIVQWISRDLGHHWEMQTLLTHRSARNHDYVRRPVNVHPDFYALWADGHGRKPSSSTLYFCNQEGAVFALPRSMKADNARPERVSLE; encoded by the coding sequence ATGAACCAACCGTCGGGCGACGAATATGCTTACAAATATAGCGGCGGCATGGCAACCTATTGCGCAAAGCACCAACCATTTGCAGTCTATTGTGAACAAGCGAAGAAAACTTTCTTCTGCTACGGAGGTGCGACGAAGGATGACAATCGCCACCTGATGCACTTGGTCTCGTACTTCGATCATGAGACGAAGTCTGTTCCCCGGCCAACTATTCTACTCGACAAACATACGAATGACGCCCACGACAATCCCGTCCTTTCCGTCGATGGTGCCGGTCACATTTGGGTATTTTCAACTTCCCATGGTACGAGTCGCCCTTCTTACATTCACCGCAGCAAACTGCCCTACGATGTCACAGAATTTGAACTTGTGCAAGCTACTCGCCAGGAATCAAATGAAGAGGTTGAAATTTCGAACTTCTCCTACATGCAGGCTTGGCATGATACGAAGCGTGGGTTTGCCTGCTTCTTCACCAAATACCAATCTCCAGCGGCAAGAACTCTATGTTTCATGAGCAGTTCGGATGGATTCACCTGGAACCCGTTGCAGCGGTTGGCAGCGATTGAGGAAGGACACTATCAGATCAGTGCAATTGGAAGAGAAAAAGTAGGCTCGGCGTTCAATTACCACCCTCACGGGAAGGGGCTTAATTGGCGTACTAACCTGTATTACCTTGAAACCCCCGATTTTGGAAAATCCTGGCAATCGATCGCAGGAGATCGAGTGCAGGTGCCGCTAACCGATTCGGCCAACGTCGCACTTGTTAATGACTACGAGTCCGAAGGATTGAACGTCTATCTGAAAGACATCCGGTATGATGAAAACGACAGACCAATCATCCTGTTTCTGACCAGTGCAGGCTACGAATCGGGACCCCAGAACGACCCGAGAATTTGGAATACGGCACGTTGGACTGGTAGCGATTGGGATATTCAAGAGGCAATGCATTCCGACAATAATTACGACATGGGGTCGTTGTGGCTGAGCAAAGCTGGAATCTGGCAGATCATTGCCCCGACTGAAAGGGGACCTCAACCCTACAACCCGGGGGGCGAGATCGTCCAGTGGATTTCCCGCGATTTAGGCCACCACTGGGAGATGCAGACTTTACTTACTCACCGCAGCGCACGAAACCACGATTACGTTCGCCGTCCCGTAAACGTCCACCCTGATTTTTATGCCCTCTGGGCTGATGGCCATGGCCGAAAACCCTCGTCTTCAACACTTTACTTTTGCAACCAAGAGGGCGCCGTTTTCGCCTTGCCGAGGTCCATGAAGGCAGACAATGCACGGCCTGAGCGTGTGAGTTTAGAGTAG
- a CDS encoding CvpA family protein, translating to MQIYDVLMLVVLVAATIFGMWKGMAWQIASLASLVLSYFVALRFADHLAPKFAGIAPPPLNKFVAMLVIYMVVSFLIWSLFRIVSGVIDRVKLETFDRQMGGIFGFAKGVLLCTAITFFAVSLLPQPQKEQIIASQTGRYIVAMLDKTDAVVPPEIHDVIGPYLHRINEQLDPGGQHHHEHSGQANWPSAAFPEWPSSTPTTGSNPVGQPVSTPTQPTANWPPDSQAAGAGGRQY from the coding sequence ATGCAGATTTACGACGTCCTGATGTTGGTCGTACTCGTTGCCGCCACAATTTTTGGTATGTGGAAAGGCATGGCCTGGCAGATTGCTTCTTTGGCTTCGTTGGTGTTGAGTTACTTCGTTGCTTTGCGCTTTGCCGATCACTTGGCGCCCAAGTTCGCGGGAATTGCCCCTCCACCACTCAATAAGTTTGTTGCCATGCTGGTGATCTACATGGTGGTTTCCTTTTTGATCTGGAGTTTATTCCGAATCGTTTCGGGAGTTATCGATCGGGTGAAACTCGAAACATTCGACCGCCAAATGGGTGGGATTTTCGGCTTTGCCAAAGGTGTGCTGCTTTGCACGGCGATTACCTTCTTCGCGGTATCTCTGCTGCCTCAGCCACAAAAGGAACAGATTATTGCCTCTCAGACTGGCCGCTATATCGTCGCAATGCTGGACAAAACTGACGCGGTCGTCCCGCCGGAGATTCATGATGTGATTGGCCCTTATTTGCATCGAATCAACGAGCAACTCGACCCCGGCGGCCAACACCATCATGAGCACAGTGGGCAAGCCAATTGGCCTTCGGCGGCATTTCCCGAGTGGCCTAGCTCAACGCCCACAACGGGATCCAACCCAGTCGGCCAACCCGTCTCCACCCCCACGCAGCCCACAGCGAATTGGCCTCCGGATTCCCAGGCAGCGGGGGCTGGTGGCAGGCAATATTAA
- a CDS encoding serine/threonine protein kinase, with the protein MASAGKEFVGPYRLFYLIRAGAMFEIWAVKPIGKDEPFAMKWLPPGPKHTRQSSGELKHEYNVGKTLDHPSVIKTLDFGTEKKDGTYLIMELFKTPNLKQQIHDGVEQLHWRLEEILGAAALSVEYMHKQGWTHRDIKPDNFLVSDENEVRLIDFTLARKIKTGISKLFGNKAPVQGTYSYMAPEQIRGKEVDERADIYSFGCMVYELMTGKLPYTASSSTELLNKHLKARPQPISMLQKNVQPEFANLVHRMLEKDPNDRPDTLMEFYRELKAGRCFHIKPKKPVEKPPKDHDEGV; encoded by the coding sequence ATGGCATCTGCCGGTAAAGAATTTGTTGGCCCTTACAGGCTGTTTTATTTAATCCGAGCCGGGGCGATGTTCGAGATTTGGGCGGTGAAGCCGATTGGCAAAGACGAGCCATTTGCCATGAAGTGGCTCCCCCCAGGGCCAAAACATACGCGCCAATCCTCTGGAGAGTTGAAGCACGAATACAATGTTGGCAAGACGTTGGATCATCCTTCAGTGATCAAGACCCTTGATTTCGGTACAGAGAAAAAAGACGGTACCTACCTGATCATGGAACTGTTCAAGACCCCCAACCTCAAGCAGCAGATCCATGATGGCGTCGAGCAGCTTCATTGGAGACTGGAAGAGATTCTTGGAGCAGCCGCTCTTTCGGTCGAGTACATGCACAAGCAGGGTTGGACCCATCGCGATATCAAGCCCGATAATTTTCTCGTCAGCGATGAAAATGAAGTACGTTTGATCGATTTCACTTTGGCCAGGAAGATCAAGACAGGAATCTCGAAGCTGTTCGGCAACAAGGCGCCGGTGCAAGGAACTTATAGCTACATGGCCCCCGAGCAGATCCGCGGCAAGGAAGTTGACGAGCGGGCCGACATCTATAGTTTTGGCTGCATGGTGTACGAATTGATGACCGGGAAGCTACCCTACACGGCCAGCAGTTCCACCGAACTTTTGAACAAGCATCTCAAGGCACGCCCGCAACCAATAAGCATGCTGCAGAAGAATGTGCAACCAGAGTTCGCCAATCTGGTGCATCGTATGCTCGAAAAGGACCCCAATGATCGCCCCGATACCCTGATGGAGTTCTACCGCGAACTCAAAGCAGGTCGCTGCTTCCATATCAAGCCAAAAAAGCCCGTAGAAAAGCCGCCGAAAGATCACGACGAAGGCGTCTGA
- a CDS encoding metal-dependent hydrolase: MAGFKTHITTSTVLGVGYGAVGAYYGLPWESSIIAGGLCGVGGMLPDIDSDTGVPFRESMCFAAAIIPVLLSTRLAELGLNHEQYVLAVMSSYVFIRFGVGKMIRKYTVHRGMFHSLPAAMTFAGLVFLFSGSDNLQLRYFKAAGLLLGVMSHLMLDEIYSVEWAGGRWRFKKSFGTAMKLWGHSTWGNLSTYAKLILVYAMILGEPMVMERYGTNYSIAVDLDRWRVRTESEMAGTPYPGTLPTAGVVPPGYAQQNQYPQAPNGETTPPDDVDRTIYDTARRFWRSMGGAK; this comes from the coding sequence ATGGCTGGATTCAAGACACATATCACTACCAGCACGGTGCTGGGCGTCGGCTATGGCGCGGTCGGTGCTTACTATGGGCTGCCCTGGGAGTCTTCCATTATCGCTGGTGGACTGTGCGGAGTTGGCGGGATGTTGCCTGATATCGATAGCGACACGGGAGTCCCATTTCGCGAGTCTATGTGTTTTGCCGCGGCCATCATTCCTGTCCTACTTTCAACAAGGTTGGCCGAGCTAGGACTGAACCACGAACAATACGTGCTGGCGGTGATGAGTTCGTATGTATTCATCCGCTTCGGCGTCGGAAAAATGATTAGGAAATATACGGTCCATCGTGGAATGTTCCACAGTCTTCCGGCTGCAATGACGTTTGCCGGACTGGTTTTCTTATTCTCTGGTTCGGACAATCTCCAGTTGCGTTATTTCAAGGCCGCCGGCTTGTTGCTTGGGGTGATGTCGCACCTGATGCTCGATGAAATCTATTCCGTTGAATGGGCCGGAGGAAGGTGGCGATTCAAGAAATCCTTTGGGACGGCGATGAAACTGTGGGGCCATAGCACATGGGGGAACCTCTCCACCTACGCCAAGCTGATCCTTGTGTACGCAATGATTCTAGGTGAACCGATGGTGATGGAACGCTATGGCACAAACTACTCCATCGCAGTGGACCTTGATAGGTGGCGAGTGCGAACGGAGAGCGAGATGGCCGGGACACCGTATCCAGGAACACTCCCGACCGCAGGAGTTGTACCACCAGGGTACGCCCAGCAAAACCAATATCCTCAAGCCCCCAACGGCGAAACAACTCCACCCGACGATGTTGACCGCACGATCTACGATACGGCGCGGCGATT
- a CDS encoding aspartate-semialdehyde dehydrogenase — MFDSIAIVGATGAVGTLIRQMLEERNFPYEKITFLASERSAGTKITFKGEDHTVELLRPEAFEGIDLAIGSTPDPVAAEFCPWAVERNCIVVDESGYWRMDPKVPLVVPEINPDAALNHQGIIASPNCSTTQMVLAMKPLHDAGIIRRVIVSTYQATSGAGVQGQEDLVAGSRAFLENEDYKYQVFAHPIAFNLIPQIGSAKHEGYTSEEMKMVFETQKIFGDDSIQVCPTCVRVPVENCHSESILVETEKKITAAEARELFAATPGIKVIDNLAAGEYPMPADCSGDDAVFIGRIREDLSCDNGLAFWCVSDNLRKGAATNAVQIAELLVRSQAAV; from the coding sequence GTGTTTGATTCGATCGCCATCGTGGGTGCTACTGGTGCCGTAGGCACTTTGATACGACAAATGTTAGAAGAGCGGAATTTTCCCTACGAGAAAATCACGTTCTTGGCATCCGAGCGATCTGCCGGCACTAAAATCACTTTTAAGGGTGAAGATCACACGGTCGAGCTACTCCGTCCTGAAGCATTTGAGGGAATCGACTTAGCCATCGGCAGTACACCTGACCCTGTGGCAGCGGAGTTTTGTCCCTGGGCGGTCGAGCGGAATTGCATTGTCGTCGATGAAAGCGGCTATTGGCGGATGGATCCCAAAGTCCCCTTGGTCGTTCCCGAGATCAATCCCGATGCAGCGCTCAATCATCAAGGAATCATCGCCAGTCCCAACTGCTCGACCACCCAGATGGTCTTAGCGATGAAACCGTTGCACGATGCGGGAATCATTCGCCGAGTGATTGTGAGTACCTATCAGGCTACCAGTGGGGCAGGAGTACAAGGACAAGAAGACCTCGTCGCGGGAAGCCGTGCATTTCTAGAAAACGAAGATTATAAGTATCAGGTGTTTGCCCATCCGATCGCTTTCAATCTCATCCCACAGATTGGCTCGGCCAAACATGAGGGTTACACGAGCGAAGAGATGAAGATGGTGTTCGAGACCCAGAAGATCTTTGGCGACGACTCCATTCAAGTCTGCCCGACATGTGTACGCGTGCCGGTTGAAAACTGCCACAGCGAGAGTATTCTCGTCGAAACCGAGAAGAAGATTACGGCAGCTGAGGCCCGCGAATTGTTCGCCGCCACTCCAGGGATCAAAGTGATCGACAATCTCGCTGCCGGTGAGTACCCCATGCCTGCCGATTGCAGTGGTGACGACGCAGTATTCATCGGCCGCATCCGCGAGGATCTTTCTTGCGACAATGGTTTAGCATTCTGGTGTGTGAGCGACAATCTGCGTAAAGGCGCTGCAACAAATGCTGTGCAGATCGCTGAGTTGCTGGTTCGTTCACAAGCCGCGGTCTGA